From the Bos javanicus breed banteng chromosome 7, ARS-OSU_banteng_1.0, whole genome shotgun sequence genome, the window TTCTAGAAAAATGGGCTTGTATCAATTTTTCCTGATTCCTTTTAAAACGACTTATATAATACTAAGATGACATTTTAAAGCTACCATGTATCCATAACCACATGGCAGGCTCTGTGTTGAGTGCCTTCtgtgtattatctcatttcaaCCCCACAAGTAACCTTTGACATAAGTACTAAAAGGGCCTGGGTCTTTTAGACTAGATAAAGATcagaatcaaaacaaaaacatatctaAAGCAAAAACATATCTTTATATATAACTTGTTTCTAACTCCCACTGACCTCAACTTCAGCTACCaaggataaagaaaacagaaataaacctatgACAACATTTGGAAAATTGACccgttttaatttttcaaaacaaaaatacaacacaacatcaatttttctttttttttttgccatctacaattcaattatttccaaatattctAAGACCAAACAGAATCCCCTGCCTAGAACAGGGGATTAAAATGAGACGCTGAAGTCACACAAAGGTGAATGCTGAAAATCGACATTCCGGCCATAGGCCACAAGTCTTCCATTTAAACACACTcttaattcttttcctttcacagtTTGTTAAAGTGTTTTACAGgaagttctttaaaataatttcatctcAAATACCAGGTTTCTTCAATGATACACAGCTCCATGAAATCTGTGTCTCCATCTGATTGATaggaataaaaagtaatttttgtcttttttggtagcgtgaagaagtaaaactatcagcCAGATTCCTTTAGtaataaatcaggaaaggagagataagatctGGGTTGTGCTGGGTGCTGTTTCTATTTGTCTTTCAAGAGTGTGACTATAGAAGCATTAAATCACACTCTTGCCACTACAATGATTAGTACTAGTAATCTTTTTTTAgatgacaaaaaggaaaatatccaATGGACATAAAAATGGTCAAAAAtcgtttgcttgtttttcttactgCAGGTcatttcccaccccccacccgccAAAAGAAGATACAAAATGAACATATGGTTGGGATGGCAACTCCGTTGGACATTCCAATTCACCCAGTTACTTGTTCCCCATACAGATGAGGGGAAGAGGCATTAAGTTTTATTAGTAATGTTATAGCAGTAACCAGATGTGTTAATGGCAGCTTATTTCAGGTCCATCAATCCTTTGAGAACACACAGAGGAAATCATGGCTGTTGTTCTCCAACTGCCCACATCTGAATACATTCTACTACCATGGAAActacaaaggaaggaaaaatatatttattccgGGATTCATTTACTAGGATTTTTAAGCGCCCTCTCTTCTGTAGAGCCCCAGAGCGGTGATGAGTGCTAGGGGCTGCTGTGCTTCCCGGCATGTGCTCCCATCCTCTGAGGGTCCTGAGAAGGATAATGGATTGGTCCTGGAGCCCTCATGAAAGGAGGGGGTGGTCCCATGGGGTGGAACATGTGTGGTCCAAAACCTACAGATGGGAGAGAACAAATCTGTTAGGTTTGCAATTCTCTTGATAACCTTTCAAACCATGAATCTTTCTAATGTCCAAACCAGCTACACATAAATCAAACTGACATGGTGCTTCAGAAAATGCTGGCTTACAAGACTTGCTTAGGAATGTCTACCTGCATGACTTCTTTGGTTTTAGAAACTTTTCCCCTCAGGACGGCTAAAAACAACTCCATAGGTCTCAAGGTATTGCTAGTATGTCACCTGAGCCTTTGCTATCTCTCAAACATGCCAATCCTACCAGATAGGATTTGATCAGAATTTGGGAGGTGAGGGAGAAATCAGGCAAGACCCTGTCATCGTTAATCTCAATGCTTTATACTAGAATGAAGGTTGTTCAGAAACCAGGACTTACTCCAGCAAGTATGGGAACTCTGCCCAGGCGAACCGGTTACTTGTGATTTACTCACACAGTTCACGCTGGCACTGACAGTGCTGTACAAAGTGCTGATCCCTGAACTGTTTATTACTTGTCACGGACAAGATAAAGAGCTAGAGTCAAACTGTAACTTCATTACACAATTAAGCACACTGTTTAGTTCATCTAACAATTTTTTTGTTAACACGACTTccttaggagcttccctggtggtttagtggctaagactccacacttccaatgcagggggcccaggttccatctctggtcagggaactagatcctgcatgccacaactaagagttccatgccacaactaaagatcgtGCAAGCCCCAAGTAAAGATCCCTCATACTGCAACAAAAACCTACGATTCTGCGtgcggcaactaagacctggtgcagccaaataaataaataaaaagattaaggaaaaaaaagacttccttAACGAATTTACATTCTGGTGCAAACTCCTTGTCTTGCTGCAAGCAGATGACACCCACAGCCTACCCTTTAAGCAATGATGCTCTAGGGCATCAGTTAAGATATAGAACAGAGAACAAACTGATGATGTTAAGTTGCTTTACAACTTAAGTTTAAACTTaagtttgtccaactctttgttatgctatggactgtaccctgccagcctcttctgtccatgggatttcccaggcaacaatactggagtaggttgccatttcctcctccaaggatcttcccaacccagggatcctccttatgtctcttgaattggcaggcaggttctttaccactagtgctacctgggacgTCCTAAACTGGTGATAGATCGTTGTAATCACAGTAACTCCCATGCTGATGATACATATACTTAGATCTTTAGAAAACTGGTGACTTCCTTCTTAGCAAgccagtaaaaaatgaaaatacccgGAATGACAACAATCAGATTTACTTGCAGACATCTATGGAGCAGACCCGAAGGCTTAGATATGTTAGACATGACGGTACAGGGTCTGGACAGACTTCAGGAGGATTTTCCTGAGTTAAGTCTAACCCATTTCCCTACTTCCTAAGAAGTTACCTGGGGGTGGAGGCGGGGCAATACCAGGTGGGGGTGGCAGGGCAATGTTCACCACGGCCGGAGGACCACTCGGGGGTAGGTTGAAGTAGTTGGCAGAGGCTTCTTCTTCTgcggcaggaggaggaggaagcgctagagaagagaagagagctaGTTAGAGCAGAGACCACTGTGCAACAGTTCCACTACCCTGAAATCCTGAGGGGTCCTGCTGGGAGAACCCAGCTGCTGGGAGCCAGAGGCTGGTCTCCTCTAACATTCGAGGAAGGTCAGGGCAGTATGAGTATCTGAAGTTAGCAAGCTACTGGGTAGGCAGAATCTGCACTCACCTCCTGGGAGCCCTGGAACGGGCTCGAGCTTGATTCCAGAGTCTGTGGTTCCgtccttctccttttctttccctctggctgcctgggacctgggagacacaaacattcacgCTATCAGCACTTGGTTCCACCTTCTCTCACACCTTTGTTTCTCACGTTTCCTAGTCCAGCAGAGCTCCTTCACTCCTGCCTCCTCTTCAGCACTCACTTTTTCCTCATAAATGCCACAGTGCACAGTGAACAGGAGCAAAGGTTTTGAAGACAGAAATACTTGGTTTCAAAATTTGCTAGCATCGCTTTAGGGGATGCAGGAGGCAACAACACTGTGCTGAGCCCAGTGTTCAGGAAGCACTCTAtgaggcctgctgctgctctgAGAGGTCTCCCTGGCTCCAAGCCAGAAACTTGTTCCACTTTTGAACGTTCAGGGCATTTTACCTGTCTCTCTCTTATGCAATAAACACTTTCAGGCTTAAATTAGCTGTTCTTCTTCACTAAACAATTGGCCTTTAAGGACAGAATCCAGGTCTATTTAATTCATGTGTAAACTCGCATGCCCTAGTATTATCCTTGACCTATAATATCTGGTCACAAAACACATGAACCTTCAAAGCATCAGATTACTACACAAAAACCCTGAATAAATTTCCAAAGTAGCATCTTCCTGATATCCACAGGAACGAGCATCAGACATAatgaaaagttctttttaaatgtcCTACTGATTTAAGGCCGTTCACCAAAAGCTTACTAGCCCCCAGATAATGAAAAGGTTTCTTGAAAATTTCaataatgctttttcttttttggtgtgtcatgcagcatatgggatcttagttccctgaccagggatcgaacccacaccacctgcagtggaagcacagagtcttaaccactggctggccagggaagtcccaatgctATTTTAATACAGTCTCACGCTCACCTTCCCCATTTCACGTTGAGCCTGCGGCCATTGACAATCAACTTATTAAAGGACTTCTCGGCAGCCACTTCTGCAGCCTGCCTTGTAGCAAACTGGATGAAAGCACACTGCTGTCTTTGTACAACAGTGATGGTCCGGATCTCTCCAAACTGATAGAAGTGATTCCTGAAGGGATACAGGTAGAGAAAAACGAGAGCTGACAACACAGACATTCCCAGGAGGCTGAATATggatttaataaaaaagaaaaaagagttaaTACTCTTTCACTGATTCACCATGAGGCAAGTGGCCTCACGGTGATCTGCCTAATTACCTGTAGGTGGTCTCCCCTATGCCTACTGTGGTTGCCCCTACTGTGGGCACTGTGtactgaagaagggaaagaaaaaaaatgagtaaaggcTATCAAACATCTCAGGGCTTTTCCTATGGAGGAAAGGGGGCTCCAGTAGGTTCCCTAAGGATGTTAAATCCTAGATAAGAGGTTAGCAAAGTATTGTGCCCAGGGCTGATGAGCCaagaatgtttaaataaaaaatgtcataaggttacaaaaaagaagagaaagaggcggTGGAAGAAAGTCTGCCATCCCTGGGGAACTGTCTAGCTCACTTAGTTTAATGTAGATAGGCTAACAAGGGCAGGTTCTACACCTGGAAGAGTTTCTTCTCCATGATCTTTGCAAGAAGTAATTTCCACCACTATCTGCCCAGATGTCTTATCTAGCCAAGCAAAATACAAGAATAACACAAAATTACCAAATaccaatctctttaaaaaaaatcaacaagttaAATCATCTATTTTTTTATAACTGCAAATCTCTCTTTCTTCTGTGTAATTAATCATTCTTGGTTATGTGCCATCTTTAGAAATTCTAATGGTTATTAGGTCAAATAGAATCTCATGTAATTATTATCCTAAGCAAGCATGGAATAAGCACTGTTGAAGACTATTATCTGTCATCATAAAGAACTTTATAAAAATTCCAGTCAGTACGATACTATAGAGCAACTAAAAAAAATGTACTCAGTACAGAATTATCATGTTTTCTCAAGTTTTTGCCAAAAAATATTATTCCAGGGCAGGTGAAAGTAAAGATAACTCATAAAATTATACTCACAAACCTTAGATCGGTCTCAGTAATGGTATCGCCCAGACCACCAACATACAGTGTGGTGATAGTCTTGTCCTCTGGTGGGTCTAGACGTGGCATTGTTGAAGCCCGCTTCAAGAGTTTATCTGCCACAGGGTCATTGATTCCATAATATCGGTCTTTAATGTTCTGATCAGCAAGGGGGTCATCTGGATCTGTTGGTTTTTCATGTCTATGGTTCAAGAAAGAACAATGCATAAaggtgaaacaaaggaaaaaattttacAGGTATCAAACAACAGCAGCTATATAAAGACCCCTGAAATGTTTTTTGAACCAGATACCATGGCCATACCAAAACATAATTATTAAAACAGAGCTAATATCAAGGAACTTACTGTATCACACAAGGATGTGCTAGCCTCCTAAAAGTCACTTAAATGGCCATAGGGTGGAAGTTTCCTTATAAACAAATgctttttgggcttctctggtggtacagtggatgggagtctgcctgccaatgtaggggacacaggttcagacTTCACATGCCGTGCAGCAGCTAAGctggtgcaccacaactactggagcTCGCATGTTCCAGGGCCCATGAGCCACAATTAATGAgcctgtgtcacaactactgcagcccaaataccaaagcctgtgctctgcaacaagagaagccaccacaatgagaagcctgtgcaccataacaAAGAGCAGCCTCCACTCACTCCAAGCAGAGAAAAGTTCACACACAGCGACAAGGACCCAGAGCaagcaacaaataaataaatgtgaaagaaatgCTTCTCGCACAATTCACTTCAAAACCAAAGGTAACCACAACACGGTTACCCCTCTCTAGGGCAACGGTTCTTAATGTATCTGAGGTCTTGCATTCCACTCAAGACCTTGATTAATCTATGGACCCAACCCCAGAAACAGGGAGAGCTAATTTTTTGTCGGGGTGGGGTTTACCAACTCCAAGGTAAAAACTCCTAATCCAGATGACTGGCAGTCTTGACTCAAACATACTCACATTTTAGAAGTCTGGCTTTAATCTGATTTCAACTATACACTGAGCTTCAAGCCAGTCGTACCATGAGAGCCAAGACTGACATCGTAGGTAGGAACCTGAGGTCAACACTGATATTTTATGGCAGAGCAATTTAGTCTCCCAAGGCTTGCTTATAGGTAAAGGTTCCATTACACGTAAAAACAACAATTCAATCTCTGCTCCTAAGATATAAGATACATGACACTAGCTGAATAAACTTTAACATTTTGAAGCATAAATAGTTTAGTCTAGCACTTTCCCCTTCATAGATAACTAGTCATCTGAAAGCAAACACTGAAAAAGCACTTCAGCTCTTGCCTGTATGGACACTCCTCTCCTCTCTTACATTCTCCTTTCACCCAGAAGGAGCAAATGTGCGGTCGATTCCTTTTGTAGTAGGGTGTGGTCCGGGCCAGTTTGAGCAGCATGTCACTGGTGGATGTGGCTTTCCCCAACATGCCAACTGGCCGCGTTCCATCAGAGTTGGAAATCTACAGAGGAATGACACATTCCGAAGGTAAATTACACAGACTATGTCAATCCCCTAGGATTCTTTCATCAAATATAAAACTATATCAGGCAAGTGACAGCACACCTCTCTCTCCATATTTTGTGTGTAGTACTCTTTGTTGACGTCGGACTTTGGCATGTCATCCTTAAAAGACAATCCTGCATCACGAACCTGGATGGGCAGACCTAgaacaaaggaaaggaagaaaaaactcaAGATACATTTTAAACCATATCCAAACTGAGTACGTAGACAGAATAATATAACATCATTCTTCCTTTCTCCACTTTATTTGGTAATAGAAGCTTTATTTTAATTCAGAATCTGTAGCACTGTCAAGCTAATACTACTACAG encodes:
- the RBM22 gene encoding pre-mRNA-splicing factor RBM22, whose product is MATSLGSNTYNRQNWEDADFPILCQTCLGENPYIRMTKEKYGKECKICARPFTVFRWCPGVRMRFKKTEVCQTCSKLKNVCQTCLLDLEYGLPIQVRDAGLSFKDDMPKSDVNKEYYTQNMEREISNSDGTRPVGMLGKATSTSDMLLKLARTTPYYKRNRPHICSFWVKGECKRGEECPYRHEKPTDPDDPLADQNIKDRYYGINDPVADKLLKRASTMPRLDPPEDKTITTLYVGGLGDTITETDLRNHFYQFGEIRTITVVQRQQCAFIQFATRQAAEVAAEKSFNKLIVNGRRLNVKWGRSQAARGKEKEKDGTTDSGIKLEPVPGLPGALPPPPAAEEEASANYFNLPPSGPPAVVNIALPPPPGIAPPPPPGFGPHMFHPMGPPPPFMRAPGPIHYPSQDPQRMGAHAGKHSSP